AGGTTTTGACTTGACAATATTTGTACATATTAGGGATATATATTTGGTagcattttcatgtttttatttgaaataatttggatttttatgctCACTTCATCTGTATTTAACTTCATTaggaaataatatttttgctGCATTAGCGCAGTTTAATTTCTACCGCATTATTAAGCATTACATTTAATTAAGCAAttaactataaaaaaaagaataatggtGGTCTATAATATACTCCAAGCTGAAAAGGGAGTAGGCATGTTCTACCCactcttgcgtgggttttctccaggtactctggtttcctcccacatgccaaaaacatgcagagtaggctgcttgaaaactaaattgccccgaggtatgattatgagtgtggatggttgtctgtctccttgtgtcctgtgattggctggccagcaattcagggtgtcccctgcctagtgcccatagataggctccagcaccacgagacccttgtgaggataagcttcATTAAAAGAAATCACTTTCTGGGCAGCACAATCAATTTTCTATCATAGGTTACTAGTAGTTATATCGAgcggcctggtggatgagtggttagcgcatcggtctgacggtgggggacctgggtttaaatccaggtcggtgcacctgtgtggagtttgcttgttctcccctgggccagcgtgggttttcttcaggtactacggtttcctcccacatggtaggctgattggacactctaaattgcccctaggtatgagtgtgagcgtgaatggttgtttgtctcctcgtgccctgcgattggctggccaccaattcagggtgtcccctgcctctggcctgaactcagctgggataggctccagcaccccccgtgactctagtgaggataaaacggtttagaaaatgacatCAAATGAGATAGTTATATCTCTTTTAGTGTCAATCAAAGCAGCattgttttgattattatttccTAAAGCTCCATTTTACAATGTGCATATCTTTAGTGTCCAGTGAAGAAGAACGCAAACCAACCACTGGGTGGCGTAGAAGCTTCTCTATTTGAACTATTTGACTCAAATTGTTAACATACAGTGTGCATACTTGAACGTTGCACGCGTCAAGCAAGGTTATCCCGCTGAATATGGACGGTGGACCCCACCCTTTATTTGGCATTTACCAGTCACAGCCGAGGACAATATCATCATATGACTAACTCATCGGATGTCCAGCCGTCGCATCACCTAAACTTGTGTGAAAAGACTACACACAAAGCAAAAGTCCACGCGCAACACTTGTAAGGGGTTACACAAAGAATGGGCGTCAGTGATCCCTTGAAAGAGAGCCCagagacctttttttttcttcttcatcttgGAGCATCATCTGAGCGCGCAGCTCATTCAGAGAGTGGCAGTGAAGGAACAAGCAGCATGGAGTGCGCAGGTACGTCTTAATTTACATTTAGAGCTTCTATAAAGTGTTTTTGACGCTTAGCCTATGAATAAAAAGACTGGTGATATGATTAAACATAAGTTTCTATATTGCATAATATAGATGTTAGTAATACTGTTGAATGATTGACCTTTTACGCACATTTTACGCGCTAGAATTAGTCATGGGCAAGTGAAGAtgatttaataattatttttcttctaatatttcattttttttctaggatTTATATTAATCTGCGTGTGACTCCGAGCACTGCGTCCCCCCGAAAATCCAAATAAGGCGCACTAAGGAGGAGAGACGCGGAGTCAGAGGGTGTTTAAGGGTGAGCTAGAGGTGGAGAGGGAGGAGAGAAGGGGAGGAAAGTCTTGGACCAGGTGATCGAGTGCGAACAGACCTCTACGGGGGATGCCGGGTTCGAACGCAGGATCAGCGATCATGGTGCCAACACGCTGCCCGGGACTGGCCTTCCTTCTTCTCTTGGGGTGCACCTTGGCTTTGTGCCTCGGCCAGAATGACACGGAGCCCATCGTGTTGGAGGGGAAGTGTCTCGTCGTGTGTGATTCGAACCCTTCCTCGGATGGAGGCGTCACGTCTTCCCTCGGCATTTCGGTGCGCTCGGCCGGGGCAAAGGTGGCTTTTTCGGCCGTGCGCGGAACCAATCACGAGCCGTCGGAGATGAGCAACACCTCCATGACCATCTACTTCGaccaggtgaaaaaaaaaaatatatatatttattcataaaaacaattatatttAGTTTAGATATGATTTTAATTAACCAGCTAATTTTAACTATATGCCAAAAAAGCTAAGGACCTTGTGCGTAAAATGGATCTTTTGACGCGTTCAAGTTACAATGGGATTTTCCATGTACGTAGTACATCTCATTTGTTCCATTTATTAAGTGTTAATTTAAGGGTGCGACAATCCCCCTTTCCCTCTTTTACGCGTTCATTTATTGGTTGAATCTAGTTTAACGTGCTGCCATGGAGTGTATTGCAATAAAGTCGTGTTAGTTTAATGTAACATAAACCTTTAACATTGGTTATGTATACAAGGAGATCCTGTTTATGCTATATAAAGCTGTTTGTTAAAGTTATTTCATTTGTTGGCTATTTGTTATAAATTGCATGACAccctttttttatcattatcaCACTTTTATCTCACTTAACATTTAAAGAGGAGTCACTTAAAGCTTATTCAATGTGTGCGTAATAACTGCTATTTAAAACTCAAGCCAAAATGAATTTTTGGCTGGGTTTTATTTCTGTAGAGGATTTTGGAAGGCATTCATTTCCTATTATTATTTCTGAACTAAAATTAAGCAATTACCTTACAAAATAGttatcttttaattcattttttaaaccaatttaatttaaaacccAGTAACAATATTTGCCAATTGCTTTTCTTCCATTTTGGATGTACTGTATGCACCACCGTCATGTTTATTGGAACCAAACCAAACTCTCATCTGACGTAGCATGGCGCCCGAAGCAATTGGCACAGCCTTGTTGACTATATTTTatcattgttattttaaatatatataccatTTCCACCCATACAGGTTTTAGTCAACATCGGCAACCATTTCGACCTGAAGGCGAGTGTTTTCCAGGCTCCGAGGAGGGGGATTTACAGTTTCAGTTTCCATGTGGTAAAGGTCTACAACAGACAAACCATACAGGTAAGCAAGTGATACTTTGGTATGCAAGAACAAGCACAAGATGAGattgaaagggaaaaaactCACCCCGCCCTCTTTGATTTTCCTCCCCTGCAGGTAAACCTGATGCAAAATGATTACCCAGTCATATCAGCTTTTGCCGGGGACCAGGACGTGACACGGGAGGCGGCCAGTAATGGAGTACTGCTGATGGTGGAGCGAGAGGACCGTGTCTATCTGAAGCTGGAGCGAGGCACCCTTATGGGCGGTTGGAAATATTCCACCTTCTCAGGTTTTCTGGTCTTTCCTCTATAATTTGACCTTGGATGTGACTCTGCTTGGAATgacaagaaaacaacaacatgcaACTTATTTTGAACTCTTAGAACTTGTCAGCCAAGGAAGTCGACGAAACGCCCGAATATTCTTAGCCCCTTTCATCCGCCTCCTCTTCTGCCTCCCCCTTCACACGTCAGTCTATAGTCCAATATGAACTTTGGAGATCAAATATATACATCTGTCAACTTGTACACAGCCAGGACGTCATTTTGGTGTGTTTGGATTTTTTCCTGGCTTGGGAAACTGTGCCAAAAAGAACTAAATTAAAGGAAAGAGAACATGACCTGGAAGAGGCGATGAGTGTGTTATGCTCTATTTTAAGTTTTGTATAGCCTTAAAGAATATATGGTTTTCGTCCAAGTGAAATATATGGAATTATGGACAAGCTGAGAGAAGTGCTTTCACGCCCAAAGCAGTCTTTTTGCACGAATggaagtttttctttttatgttttgtgCTGTCAATGGTGTTACGTTTGGAT
This Stigmatopora argus isolate UIUO_Sarg chromosome 17, RoL_Sarg_1.0, whole genome shotgun sequence DNA region includes the following protein-coding sequences:
- the cbln2b gene encoding cerebellin-2b, with protein sequence MPGSNAGSAIMVPTRCPGLAFLLLLGCTLALCLGQNDTEPIVLEGKCLVVCDSNPSSDGGVTSSLGISVRSAGAKVAFSAVRGTNHEPSEMSNTSMTIYFDQVLVNIGNHFDLKASVFQAPRRGIYSFSFHVVKVYNRQTIQVNLMQNDYPVISAFAGDQDVTREAASNGVLLMVEREDRVYLKLERGTLMGGWKYSTFSGFLVFPL